AAGCTTGGCAAGCGGATGCAGACGATCAGCATGTCGGGTGATGCGCCAGCTGCAGTCGCAGGCGGAGGTCACGGCGCGCACGCCGACGCCACTGCCCAGATCATGGCCAAAGCGGCCAAAGATGCAGAAGACGACGTGCAAGTCGAGATATCGAAGGGAATGGAAGGGCTGCCACTGCCTGTCTTGCTGGTCGGTCTGGGGGCTTGCATCCTGTTCGCGATCGTCATGTCGCTGATTCCCCAGGCCGTAGCGTTGTTTGGTACTGGGTATCTACTGCTCACCGTCGCCGGTTTCTTGGGGCTCTTTTGTTGGATTCGAGTCATCGCGGCGAGCGCGACGATTAATCCACTGCTGGCCGTCGGTGTGTTTTTTGGTGAACTCATACTGTCAATCATTCTCACCGGCCTGTCGTTTCTCCTGAACTATGCGATGGAGAGCGTGATCTTTGGGAGCTACGTTACCTGCGCAGCTGGATCGGTTTCGCTGGTGGTGGCCATGATGAACTCCGATAAGTGCGGTAGTGTCATTCCGATGATCTGGGGCACGATGGGGCTGCGGTTCGTTGGTTTGACGCTGATCTTGATCGCCTTGTTGATTGGTGCGGCTGCCGAGAAAGAAGGGGATGCGCGTCCTCAGCAGCAGCGGAGTTCGCCAACAGAGTTGGCCTGGCAAGTCTGGCCAATTCCGCTCGTGCGCAGTGAACGTTCGTTTGGATCGGTCGCTGCAATCTCGTAGAATCTGCTGCCGCGTTTGGTCTTCCGTTTCCCTACTCCGAAAGTCGACCCATGTCCACTCACCTGATTGTGCGTGTTGCTGCCGCAATTCTGCTGACCGTCGTCCTCGTCAGTGGCTGGTCCGGTGCAACTGCCGACGAGCCGAAGGCGGGCGAACAGGTGAAGCAACAGTTCACCACCAAGGATGCCGATGGAAACGAGACGACGCTTCATTACTGGCTTTATTTGCCGGCCAAGCACGACGGCAAAACGAAGCTGCCGCTGCTGATGTTCTTGCACGGCTCGGGCGAGCGAGGGGACGACTTGGAAGTGGTTAAGAAGCACGGCCCACCCAAGATTTGCACCACGGAGAAAGATTGGGCTTACATTACCGTTTCGCCTCAATGCCCCAAAGACAAGCGTTGGGATGCCACCACCCTGGCCAAACTGGTCGACCACGTGGCTGCCCAGCAGCAGGCGGACGAGAAGCGGCTGTACATCACCGGCCTGAGCATGGGTGGCTCGGGAAGCTGGGCCTTAGCGACGAATTATCCCGATAAGTTTGCTGCGGCGGTCCCCATGTGCGGGCGCGGCGATGCCGCACTCGCGGAAAAACTTATCAAACTGCCGATCTGGGTTTTTCACGGCGCGAAAGACGTGGGCTCGCCGGTGGCCTTGAGTGAGACAATGGTCGAGGCAATCAAAAAAGCGGGGGGCGAGAAGGTCAAGCTCACGATCGACCCCGATGCCGGCCACGACTGCTGGACAACGGCTTACGGTAAGCCCGAGTTGTATCAGTGGTTGCTGGAACAAAAGCGGCCGTAGTGATCGGCCGTTGGATTTGCCCAGCTGGCTCCGCGACTTGCCAGCATCAACGCGAATGCATTCAAGGGAAGAGGGGGTGCGTGCCGATTACTCTTTGTTAACCGCCCTGTTTGATCCTTCCACTGAGCCCGCAGCACGTTTTGTTCGGCAGTTTTTGATTGCCGTGGTTTGTTATCTCTTTTGTTCGAGTGGAACGGATGCCTGCTTTATATCCCCCGTCGGTTAGTCTTCCTGGCGCGTCGCTGGCCGCTAATTCCGGCACCGCGATTTCCCTGCTGGCCGCGACCGGCCCCGGCAACATGGCCCCGCACTTTCGCGTGCAAACGCGCGAAGCCGCCAGTCAGCAGCCCTGGAAACTGGTCGCGAGCTTTAGCGATCTATCGCTGGCGCAAATCTGCCTGGAACGACTCCGCCGCAGCGGTGCCCCGGCTCGCTTGATTGCCTATCGCCGGGTGCCAACAGCGGCCTAGTTGAGCGATCATTCCGATCGGTAACGATGGGGGAGTTCGTTTACTTCGTCAGTTGAATCGCGGGTTGGCCATCAGCCTGCGCAGCTGCCGCGGGAACGTTGCCCGGCCGGTACTTTTCTTTGAGCGTCTTCGTCGAGAACTTCAGCCAACCGCCGATGAAGACCAGGATCAGGGCGAGCACCAGGTTGATGTTCATGAACATCGCCGCATTGGCTTGCACCTTCTTGGCCAGGTCGGTCTTCCCCATCAACAGCGCGGCGATCACGAAAATCGGCAAAGCCAGCACCAGTTTAATCCCGCCGAGCATGCTGTAGCTTCCGCCCCCATGTAAAGCGATGTCGTACCGCGAAGCGAGTCCCAAATTGGCAATGCCGCTGATGAGTAGCATGCCCGAGGCGATGCCCACGACTTTCGCCCAGCGCGAACGCACACCGGTGTGGACGGCAGCTCGTTCTGCTTCGCTCAGTCCTTTGACGGTGGGGAACAGAGCGAACCGCATGAAAATGGTGCCACCCATGAGGGCGATCGCGCCCAAGATGTGCAGGTAGCGAAGGCCGAGGTTCACGAAAAAGAGCGAGTCGTCCATAGGGTTGATTCAATGCAAAATAGGGCCGGGAAAGTGACTTGCTCAGCGTAGGCGCTCGCCTGCGGATTGTCCACCCAGAGCCCACGACTACCGTGGCGCCCAGCTTGCTTGGGCAATCACAGATTCCCGCGAACCGCTGGGCCAACTCATCAACAGGGTGAAGATCGTGCGCGCACGGCGGAAGGGGGTGTTCAATTAAGGAACTCTTATTTGGACAGTAGCATGCGTAACTCTCGGGTTTCCGCGAGATTGGTGTTCAATTAAGGGGGTGCAAGTTGAACGTTTAGGATGAAAAAACGAATGGTCAAATCGCACGGCGAAGTGCTGCGACCGTGTCACTCGTGGGCAGCAGTGGCCGGAGGGAGTTCGAGCGGGAACCGTATGACCGCACGGGGCAATCTACAGGGCGATCTTGAATTAGCCGGCAGGCATTGTCCGAACCCGCAAGCAAGTTCCGCCCTCTTGTGATATAACTAAGGAGATCGGTAAGGCTTCCGCAGCGGGCTTAGGTTCGGGTTTCACGCCCAGGCCTGGCTAACAAACCGCGTGCTGCCGAGGGATGGCAACACGCCGGCGAATAGCCGACTGGTCGTGTTTCTTCCCAGCGGAGGTGCATGTATGTCGACGGCAGTTCTCCAGCGACCGACGCTGGTACTCAATCGCAACTGGCAGCCGGTGCGGGTTTCGACCGTGTCGCGTTCCCTCGTGTTGCTCTGGAATGGAACGGCGCGGGTTGTCGATCCGCACGATTTCCAGCAATACGACTGGGATGACTGGACGCGGCAAAAGCCGCGCGACGGCGAGCCTTTCATCCAGGCAGTTCATTCGCGAATGCGAGTGCCCGAGGTGCTGTCGCTGGCAGAGTACGACCGCTTGCCGCAAATGGACGTGGCTTTCAGCCGCCGTAACCTGTTCAAGCGCGATCACTACCAGTGCCAATACTGCGGCATTCAGCCCGGCGGGGACGATCTGACGATCGACCACGTTACGCCACGTTCGCGCGGCGGTCTAAGCACTTGGGAGAATTGCGTCCTCGCGTGCGTGGAGTGCAATAAGCGGAAGGCGAACCACTCGTACCAGGAAGTCGGCATGCGTTTGAAGAAGCTGCCGATTCGCCCCAAGTGGAAACCGCTCTACGCAATCTCCAGCGTACCAATCGCCAGTTGGAGCAAGTTCATCAGCGAAGCCTACTGGAACGTTGAACTTGAACCGTAGTGAGTGGGACTGCGGGCTAGGAACTGGGAGCTAGGGATTTAGGGCGAACGAGTCTGATCTCTAGCTTCTTTTGTTTTATGCCGACTGATGCAATGCCGAAAACGCGA
Above is a window of Anatilimnocola aggregata DNA encoding:
- a CDS encoding carboxylesterase family protein, coding for MSTHLIVRVAAAILLTVVLVSGWSGATADEPKAGEQVKQQFTTKDADGNETTLHYWLYLPAKHDGKTKLPLLMFLHGSGERGDDLEVVKKHGPPKICTTEKDWAYITVSPQCPKDKRWDATTLAKLVDHVAAQQQADEKRLYITGLSMGGSGSWALATNYPDKFAAAVPMCGRGDAALAEKLIKLPIWVFHGAKDVGSPVALSETMVEAIKKAGGEKVKLTIDPDAGHDCWTTAYGKPELYQWLLEQKRP
- a CDS encoding HNH endonuclease; this translates as MSTAVLQRPTLVLNRNWQPVRVSTVSRSLVLLWNGTARVVDPHDFQQYDWDDWTRQKPRDGEPFIQAVHSRMRVPEVLSLAEYDRLPQMDVAFSRRNLFKRDHYQCQYCGIQPGGDDLTIDHVTPRSRGGLSTWENCVLACVECNKRKANHSYQEVGMRLKKLPIRPKWKPLYAISSVPIASWSKFISEAYWNVELEP